The Mucilaginibacter terrae region ATTTATAATAATTGTAGTTGCCCTTGTTAAAATGGCCCGGCAAACCGGTATAAACGTAATTGGGAGCGATTCTGCCAATATTGATGCGGCTACCGGTTTAAACGAAAACATACACCAGATTAGCTTTAACCAGGAAATTGAAAAAGCTACCGCCGAAGGTAATTACCGGCTGGCCGTGCGTCTGTTGTATCTGCGCACATTAAAACAGTTGAACGATACCGGCCTCATTTACTGGAAGCAAGATAAAACCAATGCGGCATACTATCATGAAATAAAAGACAGTGAGCAACAGCACCTGTTTGGTTTAATAACCCGGCAATTTGAATATGTATGGTATGGCGATTTTACGGTCGATTCGACATCGTACCAAAAAATAAGCGGTTTGTTTAACAATTTTCAGCAACAACTGCGATGAAGGATCTGAAGATATATATAGTTATCGGGTCGGTATTGTTGCTGGTTTATTTGGTGGCGCAGTACAATCAACCTAAAGTTACCGATTGGACCAAAACCTTATATCCAACAGAAAAAGCGCCCTTTGGTACCTACATCCTGCGTAACCGCATACATGATCTATTCCCTTCGGCAAGCGTACAGCATTATCGTGAGCCAGTATACAACACCCTGGCCGAGCATGGTACGCAACATGGCATTTACCTCATTATATGTAAAGATGCCAATATAAATGAATACGATTATGCACAGCTCATTAAGTTTATAAAAAGCGGGAACCAGGTTTTCATCGCAGCTAAATCATTTGGCAAGTACCTCGAAAAAGAATTGAAGTTCAGGGTAGACAGTGAGTGGAACTCGGGCAGCAATATCAACTTTGTAAATCGCAATTTAGACAGCAGCGAGGTATTTGGTGCCGATAAAAAAATAGGAAACAGTTATTTTAGTGTTATTGATACAGCAAAAACCACGGTGCTGGCACAAAACGCTGATAAAAATAGCAACTTCATTAAGTTTAACATTGGGAAGGGAGCTTTGTATCTCAATACATCGCCCTTTATGTTTAGCAATTACGGTATATTATCGTACCGGGGAGACAAATATGTGTCACAGGCATTATCATATTTAAAGCCCGATAGCTACATCATTTGGGACGAATATTACACCCGTGGCCGTGAAGGGGAAGAATCGTTAATGAGGGTGTTTTTGCAACACGCACCGCTCAGGAATGCCTTGTACATCGCCATATTCAGCCTCCTCATATTTGTGGTGTACGAAATGAAACGCAGGCAGCGCATTATACCGGTTATTGAACCGCTGCGCAATTCAACGGTTGAATTTGTGACCGTAGTAGGGCAGGTGTATTATGAGCAGCGTAACAATGCCAATATTGCGCAAAAAAAAGTGAATTATTTTTTAGAGCATATACGCACCCGTTATGGTATTAAAACCAATCATCTGGATGATGAATTTGCCCAAGTACTTATACATAAAAGCGGTGCACAACCGCAACTGGTTCACGAATTAATTGGCCAGTTTAATACCATTGCCGGGAAACAGGTAACTGATGCCCAGCTTATACTTTTAAACCATAACATTCAACAATTTTACACCCAATCGAGCTAAAATATAATGGAAAACGAGTTTTTTGAACAACGCACCGACCTAAGCGCCCTGAGCGAAGCGGTGGCCAATATAAAAGCCTCCCTGGCAAAAATAATTGTAGGCCAGCATGATACCATTGAACTGTTAATAGCAGGCATACTGGCCGATGGGCATATGCTGATAGAAGGTGTGCCGGGTATTGCCAAAACACTATCGGCCAAACTAATTGCCAAAAGCATCAATGTGCAGTTTTCGCGTATACAGTTTACGCCCGATTTAATGCCTTCGGATGTTCTGGGCACTTCCATATTTAACCCGCGTACTACCGATTTTGAATTTAAGCCCGGTCCCATATTCGGTAATATCATCCTGATTGATGAAATTAATCGTGCCCCGGCCAAAACGCAATCGGCCTTGTTCGAGGTAATGGAAGAACGCCAGATCACCATTGATCGCCGTACCTACAAAATGGAAGAACCGTTTATTGTGCTGGCCACCCAAAACCCGGTAGACCAGGAAGGTACTTATCGCCTGCCCGAAGCCCAGTTAGACCGGTTTTTGTTTAAAATAGAGGTTAAGTACCCTTCGCTTGAGGACGAAATAGCTATTATAACCCAACAACACCAGCACCGTACTATTGACCAGCTTGCCGATATACAACCCGTACTTACCGCACAGCAGGTGGTAGATTTCAGGGCGCAGGTGCGCAACCTGCACATCGAACCTAAGTTGCTGGAGTTTGTGGCTAAAATTATTCACGAAACACGTAACAACAGTTCTATATCAATGGGGGCTTCGCCACGTGCTACCTTAGCAGTGGTAAATGCGGCTAAAGCGGTTGCCGCCATGCGCGGTCGTGATTTTATTACGCCTGATGATGTGATATGGGTAACGCCGTCGGTATTGCGCCACCGTATTATGCTCACCCCCGAAAAGGAAATGGAAGGCACTTTGCCTGATGATGTTATAGCCCAGATATTCCAGAAAATCGAAATACCGCGATAGTGAAAAAAGCGTTTCGCAATTTTTATAAAAACCTGTTTTTGCAAAGCAGGCTGTTTGCCGGCTTAGGCATAGCCGCTGCCTTGTATTTAATTTCGTTTTTTTTGCCATGGCTAAGCATCGTGCCAACCTTGTTTTTTTGTACGCTGTTGCTGCTGTTTTTTGCCGATGTATGGATAATATACCGCATAGAGGGTATTAAAGCCTACCGCAAAGCGCCCGACAGGCTAAGTAACGGCGACGAAAATGATATTGATATTATTGCCGAAAGTTTGTACACGTTCAACATAAAAGCGGGTATTATTGATGAAATACCGTTTCAGTTTCAAAAGCGTGATGTGTGGTATGATATAACATTGTTGCCACGCACGCCTGTAGAGTACCGTTACGGGCTGCGCCCAACCAAGCGTGGCGAATATGCATTTGGCAACCTCATGGTTTATGCCACATCGCCCATAGGACTTGTAAGCAGGCGGTATATTTTTGAGCAAACCACAACCCTGCCTGTATACCCGTCGTTTTTACAAATGCGTAAGTATGAGTTGATGGCTATATCAAACCGGCTTACCGAGGTGGGTATAAAACGCGTGCGACGTATTGGTAACAGTATGGAGTTTGAGCAGATCAAGAATTATGTGGTAGGGGATGATTACCGTACCATCAACTGGAAGGCCACCGCCCGTAAGGGTGATTTTATGGTAAACTCTTATATTGAAGAGCGCTCGCAGCATGTGTATTGTGTAATAGATAAATCGCGCGTAATGAAGATGCCTTTTGATGGGCTGAGTTTGCTTGATTATGCCATAAATGCCAGCCTGGTATTAAGCAGTGTGGCCTTGCGTAAAGAGGATAAAGCCGGACTGATCACCATATCTGATAAAAAAGGAGCAGTAATACCTGCCGATAATAGGCCAGGGCAGCTCAATAAAATTATGCAGGTGCTCTACCGCGAAAAAACACGCTATCTTGAAACGGATACAGACTTGCTGTACCACACCATACGCCAAACATTAAAGCAGCGTAGCCTGGTAGTATACTTTACCAATATTGAAAGTTTGCCGGCGTTAAAAAGGCAGTTGCCTTTCTTTAAAAAGATATCGATGTTTCATTTGCTTTTGGTGGTGATTTTTGAGAATACCGAACTTAAAACCATGAGCGAAAGTCCGGCATCAAACGTTGAGGACATTTACACCAAAACCATTGCCGAAAAATTTGTGTACGAAAAGAAACTGATTGTAAAGGAACTGGCCGGCAATGGCATTCGCTCGATACTCACATCGCCGCAAAATTTAACGGTAGATGCCATAAACAGTTACTTTGAAATTAAAGCCGCACAAAAAATTTAATTATCTCTTTTCAAGCTCAGCATATAGATGCTTTAGCTCGGCAGTAATGTTTAAAATATTACGGAATTGAGTACCGGCTGGTTCTATTGAGGAGTCTTGGTTGTAAAGTGAATCAGGGGGTGGTTCATCAGTCGTTGAAATACAGCTTTGTAAATTGTGTAGTGCCTCGGCGGTTAATGCCTGGTTTTGTACGTTATGCTGGCTGTTTGCATCATGTAAGATCAAAGATGCAACAGACCCATACAACTGGTGGTTTAGCGCCTGAAAACGCTGTAAGCGCTCAATAGATACCTCGGCTTTGTGCGGCTCCTGCAACAGGCGCTGAAATGCGGCCGAAAAGTTAGCCAATTTGGTGTACACGTTTTTACGCAGTAGCTTGTAATCATTAAAAGCAGGTTGCTGCCCCGTAAGTTGCTCATATAAACTTTCCAGGTAAGCATAGTTAGCCTTTAAAACCTCCTTAATATTATCCGATAAGCCATGCTTTTCCCACACCGGGAAAACGTAAGATGCTGCCAGGGCAATACCGCAGCCTATTAATGTATCATACACCCGTTCGATAATAAAAACAGTTTGGCGGCCGCTGTAAATGTGCAGGGTAATCATTACCATAGGGGTAATAAACATTACACCCAGCACAAACCTGCTGCGGTAAAAGGTGTAAAAGCCCAATAAAAATACCAGTGATATAGCAATAAGCACCGTTGCACTTTGTATGGTAGCCAGCAAAAGTAAGCCTACGCCCACACCTATTAGCGTACCTACAAGCCGCTGCTTGTTACGTGTTTTAGTGATGCTGTAAGCCGGTTTCATCACAATAATTACGGTTAGCATAATCCAGTAACTGTAATTACCCAAAGGCAAAATTTGCCCCAAACAATAACCAAACACACAGGCAATGGTTAGCCGTAACGAGAAGCGGAAAACGGGAGATTTAAGGCTGAAGTGACTTTTAAGCTGCGTAAAAGTTTGAGGCTGATAAGTTAAAAGACTTTCGTAGGTAAGTGCTTCATCCTCGGCAACAGGTAGCTGGTCTTCGCCGTAAAGCATGGTTTTAAGTTGCTGTATGCGCGAGTTTATATCGTCAATGTTTTGTTTAAGTCCGTGCAATAGCAAAGCATTGGCAGGGCTTTCTTTCTCTATAACGTAATTTAACCTACTCTCTAAATATTCAATTTCGTTAGTATGTAAATCGGGTTGGTTTTTGCGGTTAAGGTAAAAAGCATGGCTGGCTTGTTCCAGCTCAAGTGCCATAATTTCAACCAACCTGCTCACAATTTCAAGCGCACCCGTAAATCCAAACTCTTTACGGAAGTGTTGGTAATCAAAATGCACGGTGGTAATACGCTCATATAGATCAATAACCTGGGTGGCTATTTTAAGCAGCCGTTGCCCGTTTTTGTTATCAGGGTGCATGGCCAGCTTATCGCGCAGCAGTAAATCGCGTACGGCTTCCTGTTTTTCGTTTACAAGCGTGTGCAGGGGTATAATGTTATGGTAGCAGTTTTCGAGCGGAATGTTATAATTATAAAATGATGTGCGGGCTTTCATGTATAAAGCCGTGGCATTCACACATTCGGCCACTGCCTGCCGTAACGAGCGGAAAGGCCATAACCAAACCTGTATCAGGCTTATTATATAATAACAAATGCCCCCGGTGAGTAAATAGGCACTGAATTCAAAGCCGTTATGCGGTTTTAGCCCTATTATAAAAATACAAAGGGCAATAGCGGTAGTACCAATTATTGAAAAACGGTTACCCAGCGCACTAAGCATCGAAAAGCCCAGGCAAAATATAAACATCACTATGCCCATAAGCCAAGGATATGGCCAGCAAAATGAGGTAACCAGTGCTGCAAAAAAGAAAAGGATAATGCTAACCAGTGAGCCTGTTTTTTTATCGTTAGATGTCCCGGAGGCTTCGGTTAGGCTGGCCAGTAAGGTACCCACACCCACGGTAACGGCTATCTGAGGTTTACCCAGGGCAAATAAAGTCCATACGGGCAATATAATGCTTATTGTGGTGCGGAGTGCATCGGTAAAAAACTCACTCGACAAAAAATAAGATATTTTTTTCTTAACGGCTAACCATTTCATTTAACACTGCAAAAGTACGCATTTGAATAAACACATTTTGCAGTTGAATAGAAATACAAAATATTTGCTGTGTTGCGGTGTAAAGTTATGTTAAAACCTTAAAGCTGCTCCCTGGTATTTGCTGCCAGCGGATTAGGATAGTTGTCGCTTTGGTCTTCGCCGGCATCATCCAGGCATTGAAAATCTTTCTCCACCAGTAAATAAAAATTAGGAGAGCGATTTTCAAAGCCAACCCTGTCGGTGCTCAGCCATTCGGTACGCATAGCCACGGGCATAAACAGGGTTATTTTATTGTTGTCAAAATTGGCCCAAAGCTCATCGGCTGCCGTTGTTTTTAAGGCGTATATTAATTGCGTTGGGCCAAAATCGGTTATATCTTCCAAATATCCTTCGCTTCCAAAGCGTTCAACTTCTGAGCGGGTTAAGCGATAGCGCAATGAGTTTCCTTTAATGCGTATTTTCATAACGATGAATTAAGATTAGCTACATGTCCTATAATAATAATGGAAGGGTAGGTGAGTTGATGTGCTTCAGCCAGGACGGGCATGTCCTCAATTGCCCCGCGTACTGATTTTTGCTGCGGCAGCGATGCATGCTGGATAATGGCAGCGGGAGTGTCGCCCCGGTTTTCTTTTATATAGGTATCGGCAATAACGTGTAGCTGTTTCATGCCCATATATATAGCTACAGTGGCATTGCTTTGCATAGCCAATCGTAAATCGGCCGATAGGGTGCCGTCTTTCTTGGTTCCGGTTATCATCCATACGCCCTCGCTTATGGCGCGGTGGGTTAAAGGTATATCTTCAAAGCCCGAAGCCTGCATGCTCGTAATGCCTGGCACGTAGGATGTTTTAATGCCCTGGCTGCGTGCGTACATAATTTCTTCATAGCCCCGGCCAAAAATGAAAGGGTCGCCGCCCTTTAACCGTATTACCGAGCCGTACTCATAAGCATACTTCTTGATCAGCTCATTAATCTCTTCTTGCGAGGCATATCGCTCATAGGGGCGTTTGCCCACGTATACCTTTAGGCACGATGGCTTGGTTAATTCGAGCAATTGTTGGTTGGCCAAATTGTCATATAGCACCACATTGGCCTTTTGTAACAGCTTATATCCCTTTAAGGTGATCAATTCCGGGTCGCCCGGGCCTGCTCCTAATACAATAAGCTCGGGTTGAGTAATTTTTATATCCTGAAAATGACTGTCTGGCGTCATGTTTTTGGTATTAATTATATAATGGTATAAAATTATGAAGTTTTTGCGTGATAAATGTGATTTATGAAATGAAAATTCGATAAAAAATGAATAAAAATGTGTTTTAATATTGTATAAATTATAAAAATAACTAAAAATCGATAAATTTTATGGATGTAATATGATTTTTTTAAGTTGAATTGTTTATTATTGTTGAAATGATTGTGCTTTCGGTCGCAAATTGAAAGTAAAATCGAGTTTAATTGCTTTAACAAATTAAAATAACCATATGAAACCCACCATTGTAGTGGTAGGAAATGGCATGGTAGGCTATAAGTTTTGCGAAAAACTTGTAGCCAGGTCATCGGCTTACCAAGTTGTTGTATTTGGCGAAGAAACCCGCCGCGCTTACGACCGTGTACACCTAAGCGAATATTTTGCCGGTAAAACTGCCGAAGATTTATCCATGTCTTCTGCATCGTGGTATGCGGATAACGACATCCAGCTTCACCTGGGCGATGCTGTTCAGGAGATCAACGTTCAGCAAAAAACAGTCCACACTCAAAGCGGTCTGGTAGTAAGATATGATTACCTCGTGCTGGCTACCGGTTCGGGAGCATTTGTACCCGATTTGCCTGGTGTAGAAAAGCAGGGCGTGTTTGTTTATCGTACCCTCGAAGATCTTGATCAAATAAAAGCTTACGCAACCAATGCAAAAAGCGGCGTAGTAATGGGCGGCGGTTTGTTGGGTTTAGAAGCTGCCAAGGCTTTAATAGATTTAGGCATCAAAGAAACTCACGTAATAGAATTTGCCCCACGCTTAATGCCCCGCCAAATTGATGCTGCCGGTAGCGCCATGTTGCAGGCTAAGTTAGGCCAGCTGGGCTTGCAAATTCATCTCAATAAAAGTACTTCAACCATTGAGGGCGAGGGGCACATAACCGGCCTGCGGTTTAATGATGACAGTTTGCTGGAAACCGATATGCTGGTTATATCGGCAGGTATTCGTCCGCGCGATGAGCTGGCCCGCTTAGCCGGACTGGAAGTAGGCACCCGCGGCGGCATTGTGGTAAACTCCCAAATGCAAACCAGCGACCCAAGCGTTTTTGCCATTGGCGAATGTGCACTGTATGATGGCATGATATACGGTTTAGTAGCTCCCGGTTACGAAATGGCCGAAGTAGTAGTAGCCCAACTTACCAGTGCCAATAAATTATTTAAAGGTTTTGACATGAGCACCAAGCTCAAGCTTATAGGGGTAGATGTAGCCAGCTATGGCGATGCCTTTATTAGCGAGCCTGCTTGCCGCACCATTGTGTTTGAAGATACGCACAAAGGTATCTACAAACGCATTAACATTAGTAATGATGGCAAGTTGCTGCTGGGCGGTATTCTCATTGGCGAGGCGGAAGCCTACAATATGCTGCTGCAAACAGTAAATAATAAAATAGCCCTGCCGCCTAACCCCGAAGACATGATACTGGGCACCCGTGGCGGCGAACAAGCCGAAGGTGCAGGCGTAATGGGTTTACCCGATGATGCCCTGATATGCTCATGCGAAGCCGTAAGCAAAGGCGATATATGTTGTTCGGTTAATGATGGTGCACTTAACCTCGATGCCGTAAAAAAATGCACCAAGGCTGGTACAGGTTGCGGTGGCTGTGTGCCGATGGTTAAAGACCTGATAGCCGGTACCATGAAAGCCAACGGACAGTACGTTAAAAACGTAATATGCGAGCATTTCCAATATTCACGTCAGGAATTGTTCGACCTCGTAAAAATTAACAAGCTTAAAAATTACGACATCATTCTCGATCATTACGGCAAAGGTGATGGTTGCGAGGTTTGTAAGCCGTTGGTTGCCAGTATACTATCAAGCCTGTGGAACGATTTGGTGGTTAAGCAAGACACCATTCAGGATAGCAACGACCGTTACCTGGCAAACATTCAAAAAGGCGGCACCTATTCGGTTGTACCACGTATACCGGGCGGCGAAATTACTCCGGAGAAGCTGATCGTTATTGGTCAGGTAGCTCAAAAATATGGCCTGTACACCAAAATTACCGGCGGTCAGCGTATTGATCTATTTGGCGCTCACGTGAGCGATTTGCCTAATATTTGGGAAGAATTTGTTAACGCCGGTTTCGAGAGCGGTCATGCTTATGGCAAATCGTTACGTACAGTAAAAAGCTGCGTAGGCAGCACCTGGTGCCGCTTTGGTTTGCACGATAGTGTATCGTTTGCTATTGAAATTGAGGAACGTTACAAAGGCGTTCGTTCTCCGCATAAATTAAAGGGGGGTGTTAGTGGTTGCATACGCGAGTGTGCCGAAGCCCAGGGCAAAGATTTTGGCATTATAGCCACCGAAAAAGGCTGGAATTTGTACGTATGTGGCAACGGCGGCTCCAAACCGCAGCATGCCCAGCTTTTGGCCGCTGATATCGACAGCAAGACCTTAATTCAATACCTCGACCGTTTCCTGATGTTCTACATTAAAACCGCCGATCCGCTTACCCGAACCGCAACCTGGCTAAATAAGCTCGATGGCGGCATGAGTTACCTTAAAAATGTAGTAGTGAACGATAGTTTGGGTATAGCTGCTCAATTGGAAGAAGAAATGCAGTTACTGGTAGATAGTTTCCACTGTGAGTGGAAGGAGGTTGTGAACAACCCGCAGTTGCGCAAACGTTTCTCTCACTTTGTAAACGCTCCAACCGAAAAAGACCCGAACGTGAAATTCGAGAGCATGCGAGAGCAGGTAAAAGCCAGCTGGTAATCATCAAATCATCAACTTAAAAAACAAACACAATGGAAGTATTAGCAGATATAGAGTGGGTGCTGGCCTGTTATGCCGATGATGTGCCCGAAAATGGCGGCGCCTGTATGAAGCATGGCGATGAACAGATAGCCATTTATAATTTTAGTAGGCGGGGGGAGTGGTACGCTACGCAAAATCTTTGTCCGCATAAACAGCAAATGGCCTTATCGCGCGGTATGATAGGCAGTGCAGGCGAAAGCTGCGAGCCAAAGGTGGCTTGTCCGTTTCACAAAAAAACATTTTCCTTAATATCTGGCGAATGCCTTTCGGGGGATGATTATCAGATAAAAACTTATCCTGTAAAGGTAGTGGAGGGCAAGGTGTATGTGGGAATTGCTTAGTTACCAAGCTAAGAATTAATAATGCTTACGTAAGAACAGTTCATAATAAAAAGCCCCGCCGGGAGGTCGCATTCCCGGACAGGGTAATTAGTTTTCAATTGCTTTAACAAATTAAAAAACCGAACAAATGTACAAAAATGTATTTAATCAATACAGGTTTGTTCTTATTGGGTTAAGCCTTGGCTTATTTGCTCAGCGTGGTAACGCGCAAATTACCTTTACCGGGCAACTAAGACCAAGGGCAGAATTACGCAACGGATTTGGTACTCTAAAACCCAAAGATAACAAAGCTGC contains the following coding sequences:
- the nirB gene encoding nitrite reductase large subunit NirB gives rise to the protein MKPTIVVVGNGMVGYKFCEKLVARSSAYQVVVFGEETRRAYDRVHLSEYFAGKTAEDLSMSSASWYADNDIQLHLGDAVQEINVQQKTVHTQSGLVVRYDYLVLATGSGAFVPDLPGVEKQGVFVYRTLEDLDQIKAYATNAKSGVVMGGGLLGLEAAKALIDLGIKETHVIEFAPRLMPRQIDAAGSAMLQAKLGQLGLQIHLNKSTSTIEGEGHITGLRFNDDSLLETDMLVISAGIRPRDELARLAGLEVGTRGGIVVNSQMQTSDPSVFAIGECALYDGMIYGLVAPGYEMAEVVVAQLTSANKLFKGFDMSTKLKLIGVDVASYGDAFISEPACRTIVFEDTHKGIYKRINISNDGKLLLGGILIGEAEAYNMLLQTVNNKIALPPNPEDMILGTRGGEQAEGAGVMGLPDDALICSCEAVSKGDICCSVNDGALNLDAVKKCTKAGTGCGGCVPMVKDLIAGTMKANGQYVKNVICEHFQYSRQELFDLVKINKLKNYDIILDHYGKGDGCEVCKPLVASILSSLWNDLVVKQDTIQDSNDRYLANIQKGGTYSVVPRIPGGEITPEKLIVIGQVAQKYGLYTKITGGQRIDLFGAHVSDLPNIWEEFVNAGFESGHAYGKSLRTVKSCVGSTWCRFGLHDSVSFAIEIEERYKGVRSPHKLKGGVSGCIRECAEAQGKDFGIIATEKGWNLYVCGNGGSKPQHAQLLAADIDSKTLIQYLDRFLMFYIKTADPLTRTATWLNKLDGGMSYLKNVVVNDSLGIAAQLEEEMQLLVDSFHCEWKEVVNNPQLRKRFSHFVNAPTEKDPNVKFESMREQVKASW
- a CDS encoding AAA family ATPase yields the protein MENEFFEQRTDLSALSEAVANIKASLAKIIVGQHDTIELLIAGILADGHMLIEGVPGIAKTLSAKLIAKSINVQFSRIQFTPDLMPSDVLGTSIFNPRTTDFEFKPGPIFGNIILIDEINRAPAKTQSALFEVMEERQITIDRRTYKMEEPFIVLATQNPVDQEGTYRLPEAQLDRFLFKIEVKYPSLEDEIAIITQQHQHRTIDQLADIQPVLTAQQVVDFRAQVRNLHIEPKLLEFVAKIIHETRNNSSISMGASPRATLAVVNAAKAVAAMRGRDFITPDDVIWVTPSVLRHRIMLTPEKEMEGTLPDDVIAQIFQKIEIPR
- a CDS encoding DUF7009 family protein: MKIRIKGNSLRYRLTRSEVERFGSEGYLEDITDFGPTQLIYALKTTAADELWANFDNNKITLFMPVAMRTEWLSTDRVGFENRSPNFYLLVEKDFQCLDDAGEDQSDNYPNPLAANTREQL
- the nirD gene encoding nitrite reductase small subunit NirD, which translates into the protein MEVLADIEWVLACYADDVPENGGACMKHGDEQIAIYNFSRRGEWYATQNLCPHKQQMALSRGMIGSAGESCEPKVACPFHKKTFSLISGECLSGDDYQIKTYPVKVVEGKVYVGIA
- a CDS encoding DUF4350 domain-containing protein; amino-acid sequence: MKDLKIYIVIGSVLLLVYLVAQYNQPKVTDWTKTLYPTEKAPFGTYILRNRIHDLFPSASVQHYREPVYNTLAEHGTQHGIYLIICKDANINEYDYAQLIKFIKSGNQVFIAAKSFGKYLEKELKFRVDSEWNSGSNINFVNRNLDSSEVFGADKKIGNSYFSVIDTAKTTVLAQNADKNSNFIKFNIGKGALYLNTSPFMFSNYGILSYRGDKYVSQALSYLKPDSYIIWDEYYTRGREGEESLMRVFLQHAPLRNALYIAIFSLLIFVVYEMKRRQRIIPVIEPLRNSTVEFVTVVGQVYYEQRNNANIAQKKVNYFLEHIRTRYGIKTNHLDDEFAQVLIHKSGAQPQLVHELIGQFNTIAGKQVTDAQLILLNHNIQQFYTQSS
- the cobA gene encoding uroporphyrinogen-III C-methyltransferase; translation: MTPDSHFQDIKITQPELIVLGAGPGDPELITLKGYKLLQKANVVLYDNLANQQLLELTKPSCLKVYVGKRPYERYASQEEINELIKKYAYEYGSVIRLKGGDPFIFGRGYEEIMYARSQGIKTSYVPGITSMQASGFEDIPLTHRAISEGVWMITGTKKDGTLSADLRLAMQSNATVAIYMGMKQLHVIADTYIKENRGDTPAAIIQHASLPQQKSVRGAIEDMPVLAEAHQLTYPSIIIIGHVANLNSSL
- a CDS encoding DUF58 domain-containing protein, with the protein product MKKAFRNFYKNLFLQSRLFAGLGIAAALYLISFFLPWLSIVPTLFFCTLLLLFFADVWIIYRIEGIKAYRKAPDRLSNGDENDIDIIAESLYTFNIKAGIIDEIPFQFQKRDVWYDITLLPRTPVEYRYGLRPTKRGEYAFGNLMVYATSPIGLVSRRYIFEQTTTLPVYPSFLQMRKYELMAISNRLTEVGIKRVRRIGNSMEFEQIKNYVVGDDYRTINWKATARKGDFMVNSYIEERSQHVYCVIDKSRVMKMPFDGLSLLDYAINASLVLSSVALRKEDKAGLITISDKKGAVIPADNRPGQLNKIMQVLYREKTRYLETDTDLLYHTIRQTLKQRSLVVYFTNIESLPALKRQLPFFKKISMFHLLLVVIFENTELKTMSESPASNVEDIYTKTIAEKFVYEKKLIVKELAGNGIRSILTSPQNLTVDAINSYFEIKAAQKI
- a CDS encoding DUF4129 domain-containing protein gives rise to the protein MDFAKPVMLLSDTLKFKPLPYAAGYGKHLAKPALQLKMDSAKLHLRHLSDEAITRFANDPDFNYQNPKENTGNWLENFLRWLSSLLHTGQAEKPGSPYLTYVIVGIIFIIIVVALVKMARQTGINVIGSDSANIDAATGLNENIHQISFNQEIEKATAEGNYRLAVRLLYLRTLKQLNDTGLIYWKQDKTNAAYYHEIKDSEQQHLFGLITRQFEYVWYGDFTVDSTSYQKISGLFNNFQQQLR
- a CDS encoding FUSC family membrane protein; its protein translation is MKWLAVKKKISYFLSSEFFTDALRTTISIILPVWTLFALGKPQIAVTVGVGTLLASLTEASGTSNDKKTGSLVSIILFFFAALVTSFCWPYPWLMGIVMFIFCLGFSMLSALGNRFSIIGTTAIALCIFIIGLKPHNGFEFSAYLLTGGICYYIISLIQVWLWPFRSLRQAVAECVNATALYMKARTSFYNYNIPLENCYHNIIPLHTLVNEKQEAVRDLLLRDKLAMHPDNKNGQRLLKIATQVIDLYERITTVHFDYQHFRKEFGFTGALEIVSRLVEIMALELEQASHAFYLNRKNQPDLHTNEIEYLESRLNYVIEKESPANALLLHGLKQNIDDINSRIQQLKTMLYGEDQLPVAEDEALTYESLLTYQPQTFTQLKSHFSLKSPVFRFSLRLTIACVFGYCLGQILPLGNYSYWIMLTVIIVMKPAYSITKTRNKQRLVGTLIGVGVGLLLLATIQSATVLIAISLVFLLGFYTFYRSRFVLGVMFITPMVMITLHIYSGRQTVFIIERVYDTLIGCGIALAASYVFPVWEKHGLSDNIKEVLKANYAYLESLYEQLTGQQPAFNDYKLLRKNVYTKLANFSAAFQRLLQEPHKAEVSIERLQRFQALNHQLYGSVASLILHDANSQHNVQNQALTAEALHNLQSCISTTDEPPPDSLYNQDSSIEPAGTQFRNILNITAELKHLYAELEKR